The following are encoded in a window of Strigops habroptila isolate Jane chromosome 9, bStrHab1.2.pri, whole genome shotgun sequence genomic DNA:
- the LOC115613055 gene encoding uncharacterized protein LOC115613055: MADRKPESLHSSIGLLGISAGALLLAVHFYSLPRAAPLIPSTALGVLLLVLSSLLAYAGIWRSLRNASVLLSLCLTISVFWCGYGVVFILEGQGVLQETGDFCNAVVPGLVTFTLALLIIAVVGFLCREVILAMIASAVSLASAHEVAMYYSPAFGSSAVACNYMVVCLAGGYFALGRILYFLTKEKVALPGTDLAKKKSHEQIQPSNGSVNPFAVTGLILNMLSASVFGCRLLGVTGKLFIGQVPWLWAAGIYQIGICILSYRAMDVLMATFFGFTSILKLAGGYCLLYPTWQPEEPSFPTPFLVVFAILFAVLALFLTLKSPVDGLYLLVYVAYCIALACRPKGFFEGGPQGVDVAIFVASALMTLIHLYNVKASAKIPTGKGAVKALLARSSFLKLREGPDLHAPYLGYSKYADAEVLGYACSVLASFAITMTGDPQAPLATVVIPWVVVAGGILKLLGGSVAFARGKTLESSAFILYAVMWIIWGLTRYAGLYGTTRSFHAAVGIIAFMLFNGFIVFCTLFLSIAWFFYSLTFFLITVSFLLDAIHALPAGYDIAATLIFGLVSFYCFLSALLNSIFEGSFLPMGRPIVQLSGVGGGMTKCLHLPARKASSVKRIADILKNGGTCGIPTDTVYVLVAACNRPDAVEKAHQSKRQAQDRPMSLWISSLKQLEPAKHLFSALLWDFMEAAWPSPISLVVPRGEWVDFLGMKDSAKYVGTPQSVAIRIPDCSVTTHLIDLVGPIVVTSANPTGEADTTHHNQVYAKLGDKVDAVLCDGPSPENIASTVVDCTKIDSGNIGFFRVGIIPKSQVLQILEEVQKKHTLVPNSGPCTTKGHEEHGNHGHAVHNGVGMAASEEAVPVQPHDDGCENHTRL, from the exons ATGGCAGACAGGAAACCTGAGTCACTGCATTCCTCCATAGGGCTCTTGGGCATTTCCGCAG GAGCGCTCTTACTGGCGGTGCATTTCTACAGCTTGCCCCGAGCAGCCCCTctgatccccagcacagctctgggcGTCCTTCTGTTGGTCTTATCATCTCTCTTGGCATATGCAG GAATTTGGAGAAGCCTAAGAAATGCCTCTGTGCTCCTGTCCCTCTGCCTGACCATCTCAGTGTTCTGGTGTGGCTATGGAGTGGTCTTCATCCTGGAAGGGCAAGGAGTTTTGCAGGAGACTGGTGATTTCTGCAATGCCGTGGTGCCTGGCCTGGTCACCTTTACTTTGGCACTTCTCATTATTGCAGTGGTGGGCTTCCTGTGCAGAGAGGTCATCCTAGCTATGATTGCTTCTGCTGTCTCACTTGCCAGTGCTCATGAAGTTGCCATGTATTATAGCCCAGCTTTCGGTTCCTCTGCTGTGGCTTGCAATTATATGGTTGTCTGCTTGGCTGGTGGCTATTTTGCTCTGGGCAGGATTCTCTATTTCCTAACCAAAGAGAAAGTTGCCCTCCCTGGCACAGATCTGGCCAAGAAAAAGAGCCATGAACAGATCCAACCCTCCAATGGCAGTGTGAATCCCTTTGCAGTCACAGGTCTCATCCTGAACATGCTGTCTGCCAGTGTCTTTGGCTGCAGGCTTCTGGGCGTCACTGGCAAACTCTTTATTGGTCAAGTGCCCTGGCTGTGGGCAGCTGGGATCTACCAGATTGGCATCTGCATCTTATCATACCGTGCCATGGATGTGCTTATGGCTACATTCTTTGGTTTCACTTCCATCCTGAAATTGGCTGGAGGCTATTGCCTTCTGTACCCAACCTGGCAGCCAGAGGAGCCATCTTTCCCTACCCCATTCCTGGTGGTTTTTGCAATTCTTTTTGCTGTCTTGGCTCTTTTCCTCACCCTGAAGAGCCCGGTGGATGGCCTCTATTTGCTGGTTTATGTGGCCTACTGCATTGCATTAGCTTGCCGCCCCAAGGGGTTTTTTGAAGGTGGACCCCAAGGTGTGGATGTGGCCATCTTTGTGGCCTCAGCCTTGATGACGCTCATTCACCTGTACAATGTGAAAGCAAGTGCCAAGATCCCAACAGGGAAGGGTGCTGTGAAGGCCTTACTTGCTCGCAGCTCTTTCCTGAAGCTTCGTGAAGGGCCAGACCTCCATGCTCCCTACTTAGGGTATTCCAAGTATGCGGATGCAGAAGTACTTGGCTATGCATGCAGTGTCCTCGCTTCTTTTGCTATCACAATGACAGGGGACCCACAGGCTCCGCTTGCTACTGTTGTAATTCCATGGGTAGTGGTAGCTGGTGGGATCCTGAAGCTTCTAGGTGGCTCAGTGGCCTTTGCCCGGGGTAAAACCCTGGAGAGCAGTGCCTTCATTCTCTATGCTGTCATGTGGATCATCTGGGGCTTGACAAGATATGCTGGCCTCTATGGAACTACCAGAAGCTTCCACGCAGCAGTAGGCATCATTGCTTTCATGCTCTTCAATGGTTTCATTGTCTTCTGCACACTCTTCTTAAGCATCGCCTGGTTCTTTTACTCCCTCACCTTCTTCCTCATCACCGTCAGCTTCTTGCTGGATGCCATCCATGCTCTTCCAGCTGGCTATGACATTGCTGCCACTCTCATCTTTGGTCTGGTCAGCTTTTACTGCTTCCTGTCTGCCCTTCTCAACAGCATCTTTGAGGGTTCCTTCTTACCAATGGGTAGGCCCATTGTGCAGCTTAGTGGTGTGGGGGGAGGAATGACCAAGTGCCTTCACCTGCCTGCCAGGAAAGCTTCCTCAGTCAAGAGAATTGCAG ATATCCTGAAGAATGGAGGGACTTGCGGCATCCCCACAGATACTGTCTATGTGCTTGTGGCAGCCTGTAACCGCCCTGATGCCGTGGAGAAAGCTCACCA GTCCAAGCGCCAAGCTCAGGATCGCCCCATGTCACTCTGGATTTCTAGCCTAAAGCAACTGGAACCTGCGAAGCATTTGTTCAGTGCCCTCCTCTGGGACTTCATGGAGGCTGCTTGGCCATCTCCTATTAGCTTGGTGGTTCCCAGAG GTGAATGGGTGGACTTCCTGGGGATGAAGGACTCTGCTAAATACGTGGGTACACCTCAGAGCGTCGCCATCCGCATCCCCGACTGCTCCGTCACCACACACCTCATCGACTTG GTTGGTCCCATCGTGGTCACATCAGCTAATCCAACGGGAGAGGCAGACACAACGCACCACAACCAAGTGTATGCCAAGCTGGGAGATAAG GTGGATGCAGTCCTTTGTGATGGGCCTTCTCCAGAGAACATTGCCTCCACTGTTGTGGACTGCACCAAAATAGACAGTGGAAACATAGGGTTCTTCAGAGTCGGTATCATCCCCAAGTCTCAG GTACTGCAGATACTGGAGGAGGTGCAGAAGAAACACACTTTGGTTCCTAACAGTGGTCCTTGCACCACAAAAGGCCATGAAGAACATGGGAATCATGGCCATGCTGTGCACAATGGGGTGGGAATGGCTGCCTCAGAAGAGGCAGTGCCGGTGCAGCCCCACGACGATGGCTGCGAGAATCACACTCGCCTCTGA
- the LOC115613053 gene encoding glutamine amidotransferase-like class 1 domain-containing protein 3A, mitochondrial — protein sequence MGKRVAVVLAGCGVYDGSEIHESSAVLVHLSREGAQAEVYAPDIDQMHVVDHVKGQPTQEKRNVLVESARIARGNIKDLSKLDVKELDALIIPGGFGVAKNLSTWATQGKNCVISKVVEDVLKAFHAAKKPIGLCCISPVLAAKIFPGCELTVGHDTECEKWPYAKTAETMKELGCKHVNKHVTEIHVDVKNKLVTTSAFMCNAPIHDIYDGIGKMVKEVVRLA from the exons ATGGGAAAGCGAGTGGCCGTGGTGCTGGCTGGCTGCGGGGTGTACGATGGGAGTGAGATCCATGAGTCCTCAGCCGTGCTGGTGCATCTCAGCAGGGAAGGGGCGCAG GCAGAGGTTTATGCTCCTGACATTGACCAGATGCACGTGGTGGACCACGTGAAAGGGCAGCCAACTCAGGAGAAGCGCAATGTGCTGGTTGAAAGTGCCAGGATAGCCCGAGGCAACATCAAGGACCTATCCAAGCTGGATGTCAAGGAGCTGGATGCCCTCATCATACCAG gTGGCTTTGGAGTGGCTAAAAACCTGAGTACTTGGGCTACCCAAGGCAAGAACTGCGTCATCTCCAAAGTGGTGGAGGACGTCCTGAAGGCATTCCACGCTGCCAAGAAGCCCATTGGCCTGTGCTGCATttccccagtgctggcagccaAGATCTTCCCAGGCTGTGAGCTGACCGTGGGTCATGACACAGAGTGTGAGAA aTGGCCTTACGCCAAGACTGCAGAGACCATGAAGGAACTTGGCTGTAAGCACGTGAATAAACACGTCACCGAAATTCATGTGGATGTGAAGAACAAGCTGGTGACCACCAGCGCCTTCATGTGCAACGCCCCCATCCATGACATCTACGATGGCATTGGAAAAATGGTCAAAGAAGTGGTCAGACTTGCCTGA